AATTGTAAAGAAGTGTGGAGGCCTGCCCTTGGCAGCAAAAGCACTTGGTGGTCTTCTGCGCCATGAACACAGAGAAGATAAGTGGAATATTATACTAGCTAGCAAAATATGGAATTTACCTGGTGATAAGTGTGGTATTCTTCCTGCGTTGAGATTGAGCTACAATCATCTCCCTTCACATTTAAAAAGGTGTTTCGCTTATTGCGCATTATTTCCCCAAGATTATGAGTTTAAGAAGGAAGAGCTAATCCTCTTGTGGATGGCGGAGGGGTTAATTCAACAATCAAATGAGGATGAGAAAATGGAGGATCTTGGTGATGATTATTTTCGTGAACTATTGTCAAGGTCATTTTTCCAATCGTCGAGCAGCAATAAATCACGATTCGTTATGCATGATCTTATTAACGATCTAGCTAATTCTATTGCTGGAGACACATGCTTGCATTTGGATGATGAGTTGTTGAATGATTTGCAATGTCCCATTTCTGAAAATACTCGTCATTCATCATTCATCCGTCATGAATatgatatctttaaaaaatttgaaaggttTCATAAGAAAGAGCGCTTGCGCACGTTCATAGCTTTGCCGATTGATAAACCAACTAGTGGACTTTATTCCTTCATAAGTAATAAGGTTCTTGAAGAATTGATACCAACGTTAGGGCACTTAAGGGTGCTCTCATTGGCTTTTTACGAGATAAGTGAGATACCAGATTCATTTGGTAAGTTGAAACATTTGAGATACCTTAATTTGTCCTACACCAGTATAAAATGGTTACCAGATTCAATTGGTAATCTTTTTTACCTTCAGACATTGAAATTATCATGCTGTAAAGAGCTTATCAGGTTGCCTATTAGCATCGGTAACCTAATCAATCTTCGGCATCTTGATGTTGCTGGTGCAATAAGATTACAAGAAATACCTGTACAAATTGGCAAACTAAAAGATTTGCGGATATTGTCTAATTTCATTGTGGACAAAAACAACGGTTTGACAATCAAGGAGTTGAAGGACATGTCACATCTGCGAAGAGAACTTTGCATTTCGAAATTGGAAAATGTGGTGAATATTCAAGATGCAAGGGATGCCGATTTAAAATTGAAGCGTAACCTTGAAAGCTTGATAATGCAGTGGAGTTCTGAGCTGGATGGTTCAGGGAATGAAAGGAATCAAATGGATGTCCTTGACTCTCTACAACCTTGTTTGAATCTGAACAAACTCTGCATTAAGTGGTATGGTGGTCCAGAATTCCCACGTTGGATAGGGGATGCCTTGTTCTCTAAGATGGTGGATCTAAGTCTCATAGATTGCAGAAAGTGCACGTCTTTACCATGCTTGGGGCAGTTGCCATCGCTCAAACAGTTGAGGATCCAAGGAATGGTTGGAGTAAAAAAAGTGGGTGCAGAGTTTTATGGAGAGACTCGTGTTTCTGCAGGTAAGTTTTTCCCATCACTAGAGTCTCTACATTTTAATAGCATGTCAGAATGGGAGCACTGGGAGGATTGGTCTTCCTCAACAGAGTCATTATTCCCTTGCCTCCATAAGCTTACAATTGAGGATTGCCCCAAATTGATTATGAAACTACCCACTTACCTACCTTCTCTTACAAAGCTCTCTGTTCTCTTTTGTCCAAAATTGGAGTCTCCACTTTCAAGACTTCCACTGCTGAAGGAATTACAAGTAAGAGAATGTAATGAGGCGGTCTTGAGCAGTGGAAATGACCTCACCTCACTCACCAAGTTAACAATTTCTGGGATTTCAGGCCTTATCAAATTGCATGAAGGATTTGTGCAATTTTTGCAAGGGCTTCGGGTTTTGAAAGTATCGGAATGTGAAGAACTCGTATATTTGTGGGAGGATGGTTTTGGATCGGAAAACTCTCTTTCTCTTGAGATTAGAGATTGTGATCAACTTGTATCCTTGGGATGCAATCTTCAGTCTTTGGAAATAATTAAATGTGATAAACTAGAGAGGCTTCCAAATGGATGGCAGAGTCTAACATGCCTTGAAGAATTGAGAATCAGGGATTGTCCAAAGCTAGCGTCATTTCCAGATGTAGGTTTCCCACCAATGCTGAGAAATCTTATTCTTGACAATTGTGAAGGTCTAAAGTGTCTACCTGATGGCATGATGTTGAAGATGAGGAACGACAGTACTGACAGCAACAACTTGTGTCTCCTTGAAAAGCTAGTGATATACAGATGTCCACCTCTCATTTGCTTTCCAAAAGGGCAATTACCCACCACCCTTAAGAGTCTAAGCATATTGTGTTGTGAAAATCTCAAGTCTCTTCCAGAAGGAATGATGCACTGCAATTCCATCGCCACCACCAGCACCATGGACATGTGTGCCCTTGAATACTTAAGTCTATATATGTGTCCCTCTATGATTGGTTTTCCGAGAGGTAGGTTACCCATCACTCTCAAGGAACTCCACATAAGTGATTGTGAAAAGCTGGAGTCTCTACCAGAGGGAATAATGCACTACGATTCCACATATGCTGCTGCTCTCAAGGAACTTGAAATAAGTGTTTGTCCATCTCTCACATCCTTCCCAAGAGGCAAGTTTCCCTCCACCCTTGAGCTACTTGACATTAGGGATTGTGAACACCTCGAGTCAATTTCAGAGGAGATGTTTCACTCTACTAATAATTCACTTCAATCTTTAATCCTCGGGAGGTATCCTAATCTCAAAACCCTACCAGATTGCCTCAACACCCTCACATATCTATGTattgaagattttgaaaatctgGAATTGTTGCTTCCTCAGATAAAAACCTCACTCGTCTTACAGCGCTCGAGATCTGTAACTGCAAGATTATCAAGACCCCCCTATCCCAATGGGGCCTTTCCAGACTCACCTCTCTTAAAGACCTCCGGATTAGTGGCATGTTTCCAGATGCAACTTCCTTTTCGGATGACCCCCACTCGATTCTTTTTCCTACAACTCTCACCTCCCTTACCCTTTCAGAATTCCAGAATCTGGAATCCCTAGCCTCCCTGTCTCTCCAAACCCTCACCTCTCTTGAACGGCTAGAAATCGAAAGTTGCCCTAAGCTCCGGTCGATTTTGCCAAGGGAAGGACTATTGCCTGACACCCTTTCTCAACTGCATGCGTGGCGTTGCCCGCATCTAACACAAAGGTACTCGAAGGAGGAAGGAGATGATTGGCCCAAGATTGCCCACATCCCCTGTGTATTAATAAGTAAGGTATTACATCTCATTCCCAACACAAcattcttcctctttctcttctcAACACCACTTTCAATTTCTCTTACACGCTACTGTAATTTTCTAATTGGACTTAATTTTTAACAAGAAAGCAGCTCTTGACATGGCTCCTGGCTTGGTATTTTCCCAGTGTCTAATTTTCTCTATAATCTGTCACAATAAAAAATGAGCATTACTACTTCTACCTTGCCAGGTGcaataaatgagattttaatcCAACAAATTCAATATCTAATGTATCAAGACCTTTATACTAGAGGAAGTTCTAGTTTATTGACTTGGTTTGGTTTACTAATTAGATGACATTATCACTTCACTTATTGTAGTTCTAATGAGGTCATTTACTGGAAAAACGGTGTCAATTTGAGAAAGGGGAAGAATGGCGTTATATAGATCTCATTCCTAAAATAGTGATCAATGAAGTGCTATTTTAATCAAAGTGCCACTCCGCCAATACACAGTCAGGTAATTCTTTTGCGCTTAAACTTTTCTTTctgtttatttgatttaagattttctttttctcgaaGCTTCAAGCCTGAAACAAATATTGAACACATTTTCATGCTCTATTTTGATTTGGCAGTTTGCAAAAATTAAATGAACCATTTATAACtgttgaaaaattaagaaaagataATGTAAGAAGTGTTCTCTGTTTTTTgttctgggtttttttttcttttcgtgTTCTCTGTTCATTTCTTATATAGAGGGCACTGAACAACTCTAGGGCATATTCTAGTTAGCTGCTTTATTAGCAAGTCATTCaaattgctttgtttttttcttgcttcaatataccaaattttatggACAACTTTAATGACTTGAATTTCAatgcttttaaataattttattcacaatTTCATGTGTTTgattaaactcatttaattggAATTAAACACGTTTAAATTATCGATTTGACAACATCTAAAACATTTTTGGTTCCTCAGAAGTGTTAAATAAATTTCtcatagatttttgtttttccctcaattttccgataaataatcaaacaagagaaaaagtttataattttttttccctactttcccataaattttttgagaaccaaaatagttttataattgctaatttttaaaaattattaaattcatatatatatatatatattttactctttcctttctcatgcaagaaaaaggaaattatgtGTGCTAAATTTATCAAACCAAActaatcatcattttttgtgttttttttcttttcatttcagtGTTCATTGTAAGTAATCAAGATGGGTATAGAAGATTTCTTATGATAAACAAAGTTTCGA
The genomic region above belongs to Vitis riparia cultivar Riparia Gloire de Montpellier isolate 1030 unplaced genomic scaffold, EGFV_Vit.rip_1.0 scaffold762_pilon_pilon, whole genome shotgun sequence and contains:
- the LOC117910505 gene encoding putative disease resistance RPP13-like protein 1; this translates as MEVLGEVVLSVSLELLFSKLASSDLWKYARQEQVHTELKKWKTRLLEIREVLDDAEDKQITKQHVKAWLADLRDLAYDVEDVLDEFGYQVMRRKLVAEGDAASTSKVRKFIPTCCTTFTPIQAMRNVKLGSKIEDITRRLEEISAQKAELGLEKLKVQIEGARAATQSPTPPPPLVFKPGVYGRDEDKTKILAMLNDESLGGNLSVVSIMAMGGMGKTTLAGLVYDDEETSKHFALKAWVCVSDQFHVETITRAVLRDIAPGNNDSQDFHQIQRKLRDETKGKRFLIVLDDLWNEKYDQWDSLRSPLLEGAPGSKILVTTRNKNVATMMGGDKNFYELKHLSDNDCWELFKKHAFENRNTNEHPDLALIGREIVKKCGGLPLAAKALGGLLRHEHREDKWNIILASKIWNLPGDKCGILPALRLSYNHLPSHLKRCFAYCALFPQDYEFKKEELILLWMAEGLIQQSNEDEKMEDLGDDYFRELLSRSFFQSSSSNKSRFVMHDLINDLANSIAGDTCLHLDDELLNDLQCPISENTRHSSFIRHEYDIFKKFERFHKKERLRTFIALPIDKPTSGLYSFISNKVLEELIPTLGHLRVLSLAFYEISEIPDSFGKLKHLRYLNLSYTSIKWLPDSIGNLFYLQTLKLSCCKELIRLPISIGNLINLRHLDVAGAIRLQEIPVQIGKLKDLRILSNFIVDKNNGLTIKELKDMSHLRRELCISKLENVVNIQDARDADLKLKRNLESLIMQWSSELDGSGNERNQMDVLDSLQPCLNLNKLCIKWYGGPEFPRWIGDALFSKMVDLSLIDCRKCTSLPCLGQLPSLKQLRIQGMVGVKKVGAEFYGETRVSAGKFFPSLESLHFNSMSEWEHWEDWSSSTESLFPCLHKLTIEDCPKLIMKLPTYLPSLTKLSVLFCPKLESPLSRLPLLKELQVRECNEAVLSSGNDLTSLTKLTISGISGLIKLHEGFVQFLQGLRVLKVSECEELVYLWEDGFGSENSLSLEIRDCDQLVSLGCNLQSLEIIKCDKLERLPNGWQSLTCLEELRIRDCPKLASFPDVGFPPMLRNLILDNCEGLKCLPDGMMLKMRNDSTDSNNLCLLEKLVIYRCPPLICFPKGQLPTTLKSLSILCCENLKSLPEGMMHCNSIATTSTMDMCALEYLSLYMCPSMIGFPRGRLPITLKELHISDCEKLESLPEGIMHYDSTYAAALKELEISVCPSLTSFPRGKFPSTLELLDIRDCEHLESISEEMFHSTNNSLQSLILGRYPNLKTLPDCLNTLTYLCIEDFENLELLLPQIKTSLVLQRSRSVTARLSRPPYPNGAFPDSPLLKTSGLVACFQMQLPFRMTPTRFFFLQLSPPLPFQNSRIWNP